The Suricata suricatta isolate VVHF042 chromosome 3, meerkat_22Aug2017_6uvM2_HiC, whole genome shotgun sequence genome contains the following window.
GATCCATCTGGCACAACCACATTTGACAGCAGCCCACGTCTCCAAACGTGAATCGGCTGCAGAGGACGGGCATGCCAGCCTGAGTGACTCTGCTCGGCGTCACTTGCTAGGCTGCCAAACTTAGGCACAGACACATCCATCCACCTTCCCAGAGCCTTTTAGAATTTGTCTAGGGTGTCACGGGTTGCCTACAGCCTGTCACTTGGCCTGGTTTCAGGAACCTAAACGTCTGCTCGATGCTCGGAAACAGACCACATGTCCCTCTCAGCCACAGGCTCCCTTGTCTCCCTTCACAGACGGTGTGGGCTGGTCGAGGAGACTCTGCACTGAAAACATAAACATCGAAATCCAGGGCCCAGCACACGTGTTTGGGACAGCCGTCCTCACGACGCTGTTTGCTTAGGAGAGCAGGTCTTCCCCACTGATAACAACGGGCAAAACCACCTAAACCCCTGCTCTGCCGAGATAACGCGGGGGAGCCTTACGCAACTCCTCCGTCAGGTAGTGAGTTCAGCGGGTGCTGGGGGGCCTAGTGGAGGTGCCTGTTCCATTGCCTTCTGTAAACCAGGAGGGAAAAAAGCCATTCAAGTTGTAAATAGTGCAGTTGCTCAGGCACCAGAAGCACCAGCACGTCCCCTTTTCAAGAGGCGGAGGCCCGAGTCTGGACTCAGCCTGGGGGCTAAGGCCACGCTCTGGACATTGCTTCATTCTGTCTGCACAGCCTGTGCTGGGGCCATCAGGGTGCTTTGGGATAAGCCAAAAGTTCCTTAAATGGTATGCCCTTGGCATTTCTCTTCTGGTTATTGCGTTGCCCAGTGAGCTTATGATCTTCCGATCTCACGGAGCTTGCGGAGACTAAATTCTAGGGTAAAAATGGAACTGGGTCATCCTGAGAACGGTGTTGAAGAAATTAAGTCTACTCTATGGAGCACACTTGGAGGGCAGAGTTCGAGTGCACTCTTGGAGGAGTGTGGAAGGAGAGGGCAACAAAACAGTAGCACTGAGGTATTTAGTCACTGTGCCTCCTCCACCCTTCCGAGGAAGACATTTGGCTAACAGTCAGCCTTATTACCAGCCCTCACTGTTTAAATCttagcagagaaaagaaaggattgttgaagtgaaggaaagagaaatgagttaCCCCTAAGTTTCTGGATTTTCTTGTAACCAAAGTGCACTTAGAATCTAGCGAGCAGGCTTCGGTGTAAACAACTGAAAGTAGGGTACATTGTGGCACATTGAGGTGGCAGGGagcggggagagaggaggggaaacagCAAACTGTAGTTATGTTTATCAGATAgtgattttataaagaaagaagtcCAGGGAAATGCAGCAAGTTAGGCTGGTCTCCAGGATTCTGAGAAATTAGGGAACAGTAGTCTGCATGCTGCTTCtatccccccgccccaccccggtcccattttcttaaatttatttattttgagagagagagaagtgagtatggggaaggggcagagagagggtgagagagagaatcccaagcagggtccgcactgtcagtgcagagcccaatgtgggcttgaactcactaactgtgagatcatgacctgagctgaagtcagacacaggAGCTTTGCTTCTATCCTTTTAACATTCATCTGTGGCAAAGAGGCTGCTTTATGTTGCTtggagacaggggtgggggtgggggtggagtaaAGTAATACATAGGCCTTAGTTTTCAAATCAGTACTTGGTAAAATCTGTAAAACGCTTTGCCCAGGAAACAAATCAGAAccaaaacaatcataaaaataataacataaaataaaatcggCACAAATCACAGGATTGAAAGAAAGAGATATGACTCATTTGAGAAGCAGTGACACCACTTCTTCAAGTTACTTAACAGCTTCTGGAACCTTCCCTCATCCCATATTCTGCTGAGCCCTCTTACCGGGAATGGTTCTGCAGAGTGGCCTGCTGGGACACGAGGGCTAGTTTTGGTTCTCTTCCAGAATCACAGCCGTGTCCCAGCCATCCCTCGGGAACAGATGCTGAGGGAGACGAGACACAGTGAGGAGTGGTCTGAATCTACTTCCTGCAAAACCGTCTGTCTTGAGAGAAAGGGATTTAAACCAGTAGAATACGCAAGGTGATGCACATCGGACGACAATAATGAAGATACACTGACCTATAAAAAGTCATTTAATATACATTCCAGGATGGCCAACACAGGCTGGTTAGGTTATTAGCCCTTGAAGAGTTGTTACagacatataaaaatgttttgccatgttaaaaaaagaaacctagtcTAACAAAAACATATCCACCAATGggcttgtgtttttttccccccatgttcAGGTTTGCAAGGTAATTAAAAAATCCATACATATGCATCTCTAGGCACAGCACTGTCCATTAGCTAATGAGTTTTGGCAGTACACTGCACAGTGGTATCCCACCATTGGATTCTGACATTAAGTTAGCTTTCAGCTTATTGGCTATTCCGACAACTGGAGGCAGCTTGGAACCCAGTCCCTGGAAAGCGTTTGCAGGATTTACCACCCGTTTACCTGACACTTTTTCATAGCTCAGAGGTTTGGGCACAGACTTAGTAATCCAAGGATGTCTTAGTGCTTGGGCCGGTGTCAAACGGGCAGAGGGGTCCCAGTGAAGACACCTTTTCAAGAACTCTATGAACAAGTAGTCGTCACACCCTTTCAGTGCGGTCACCCAGTCTTTGCTGCCTGGCGGCCCCCGCTTTTTACCCCTACGTGAGCGACCCCCCACAAGCACAACCCGCCCGTCTGCCTGAGTAGTCACGGAGCAGTAGCGAGGTAGGCCCTTGGAGTTAATGAAGTACTTGGCACGTTTGGACTGCTCTAGAAGTTTCGGCGGTGGCATCCCTAGCAGCTCCATCATACAGGCCAGCTGGTCTCCCTCGTCCTCTCCCGGGAAGAGAGGTTGTCCCGTTAAAAGCTCCGCAAGGATACAGCCGAAACTCCATATGTCTATCGGCGTGCTGTAGCGGCCCCCCAGGATGACTTCGGGGGCTCTGTAGAACCGGGACTGGATATATGTGTAAAGCTTCTGGTATTCGAAACAGCTGGACCCAAAGTCAATGACCTTGGTCGCGCTGCGCCCGTGGTGTTTCAGGAGAATGTTTTCTGGCTTCAGGTCACAGTgaatgatcttatttttgtggAGAGCATCCAAGGATTGCAAGATGGATTGGGCAAACTTGCGAACTAACTGGACACTAAAACCCTGAAACTTGTTCTTTTTAATTAGCTCGTAAAGGTCCATGCTCAGCAGTTCGAAGGCCATGCAGACATGGTTCCGGAATGTGAAACTTTCCAGCATGTGGATGACGTTCATGCTCCCAGTTTTGTCTTGCTTTTTGAGATGCTCCAAAATCCGGATCTCCTCAGCGGCCTGCCGATGGAAGCGCTTTTCATTGCGCACCATCTTCAGGGCCACGTACTGTCGGAGTTTGTGATCATAGACCCGGGCTACCTGCCCAAAACTCCCCTTGCCAATGACTTTCAGCACCTCATATCGGTAAGCTAGGTGGTCACGAGGGACATGAATATAGGCACCATCTGCATCATCATACCCCCCGTTATTGGGACCACCGATCACTCCATGTCTCTTTTTGGCATTTGGACCCACGAAGTAAATTTCTGGATAATTGACGATCTCCAGCTTCTCGTAGGCAGTGAGGTGGTGCTTGTAGTGCTTCAGCGCTTGCTCTGGAGTCAGGGGCACTCCTTTGGATGCTTTGGCTGAACTGCTGGCTTTGACTGCCTTCAAGCTATCTGAGCTTTTACCCTGAGAAACGGTAGGAGAGCATTTTTCAGAGTCACTGATGCCATCTGACTGGAGAGCATCGGATTTCCTGTTGCCAAATTCTTGAAACAGCTGTTCCACCTTCACCTCGCCTCCATTCAGAAGGTGCTGAGTGTGGTCTTTTGTCAACTGCTCAGCAGTGgtctatggaaaagaaaaatgaaggtaatAGAAAAGCCACTAAACACAGTGGAAGGATGTAAGAATCTTCCTCCTGACTAAACGACAATATGACTGTCCAGTGACATAGGTTACGAAGACCTGACAGTAAGGCAAGGCAAGCAGGAGTCTCTAGGAACTTGCGTTCTATCGATCTCAGACTCCTGAAGTACAATGACCACCTCAATCCCCTCCATGTGCCTTGTTTTGTTAGAGAGAGGTGGCCTTCTTACCAAGCCCTACACATGCTAGGTTCCTTCTGGTAGGTATGTCTTTCTACTGAGAAtcctttcacccatcccctcaaaTCCTACACTCTTTCAAGGCCCAGTTCAAGTCCCCTCTCTTCTGTATAGAACTACTCCAAGCCCATACTAACTCATCTTAACTGTAGCTTTTCAAACCTGTACCACACAATCTGGCACTTGATTATATATGTACTGTCTCATACTGTTTACTAATTGTTTCAAGTATCTTCCCAAATCTTAAAGGCATTTTTAGGATCAAAATATGCACATTATAgtgttctgttaaaaaaaagtattctataAATGATAAAACACCACTAAGGGAcaaaggcaggatttgaactcaggtcttctGTCAGTCCAGCACTCTTCCCATGAACACAACTTGGCACCAGGTTCTCCCAGTGCCTGTACTCCTCTCTACCTAGGGCTAAATCAAGCACATGATTGAATCCTTCTAGCTCAGCTCACCGATTCACAAGAGTTCTAAGCCAAAGAGGGCTCCTAAGATCATCTGGGCCAGTTGTTTAAGTATCTGATGAATAACAGTGAGAATCCAAGGTTCTGGGGACTAAGGTGGGGGAGGTTCTTGTAAAAActcttaagagttttttttttaagagtctctctctctcccctacacCTACACCCACTCTTTCTCAGCAAGAGCCTAAGTGATAATGGCATACCACTTTTCTTACTTGTGTTTGCTTAACATTCTCCCTCAAGGAACAGTAACTCACAGAAGAAAGCTCTACTTATTCCTTCAAGATGAAACACAATTCTTTGAGActagatgaaggaaaagaaaagcaaaaaagacaaatacgttaaaaattatacacacaaagaaaaattaagaggatgctagaaggaaagaagaaaagaaatggaaaagtaatgATCCAAAGTGGCCAAATCCTCAAAAACAAGAATTTTAATCTAACTCAAGAAGATGGCATATGGCTTATTACCTAAACAACAATATAAAAGATAGAATATAAATAGCGGCaaaaaaaacagaagatgaaaaaatTTAAGCGTTGGCAAAGTTTAAATACAGCTGTGGTTACGCAAGCAGGACATAGTTCCtgcctgcttctttctttcctgccaggtcatttaatcaatttaaacatttgttgagtccCGTAGTTACGAAAACAGGGTATTACAAGACTGTACACAAAGTGGAGTTGACAATACAACTGCAGCCACACTTGAGCGTGTGGACTTTAAGAAAGGACATATGGACCCAGAAAAGTCTCTCTGATACCAAAATGGAGAACTATCACtggtcatgaaaataaaataggccTGCTGAGAGAACCCAAACACCTTGCTAAGATGTAAATATACTGCAGTGTTTTTCTTGGCAGTAATTAAATAACTATCTCTCATtttaggtgttctttttttttgtttattttatttttcagatatagaGAATGCatgcgtgtgagcaggggaggggaagagagagagacagagacagaatccaaagcaggctcca
Protein-coding sequences here:
- the DYRK3 gene encoding dual specificity tyrosine-phosphorylation-regulated kinase 3 produces the protein MGGTARGPGRKDAGPPGAGLPPQQRRLGDGVYDTFMMIDETKCPPCSNVLCNPSEPPLPRRLNTTAEQLTKDHTQHLLNGGEVKVEQLFQEFGNRKSDALQSDGISDSEKCSPTVSQGKSSDSLKAVKASSSAKASKGVPLTPEQALKHYKHHLTAYEKLEIVNYPEIYFVGPNAKKRHGVIGGPNNGGYDDADGAYIHVPRDHLAYRYEVLKVIGKGSFGQVARVYDHKLRQYVALKMVRNEKRFHRQAAEEIRILEHLKKQDKTGSMNVIHMLESFTFRNHVCMAFELLSMDLYELIKKNKFQGFSVQLVRKFAQSILQSLDALHKNKIIHCDLKPENILLKHHGRSATKVIDFGSSCFEYQKLYTYIQSRFYRAPEVILGGRYSTPIDIWSFGCILAELLTGQPLFPGEDEGDQLACMMELLGMPPPKLLEQSKRAKYFINSKGLPRYCSVTTQADGRVVLVGGRSRRGKKRGPPGSKDWVTALKGCDDYLFIEFLKRCLHWDPSARLTPAQALRHPWITKSVPKPLSYEKVSGKRVVNPANAFQGLGSKLPPVVGIANKLKANLMSESNGGIPLCSVLPKLIS